Genomic segment of Pseudomonas iranensis:
ACCGCGATGAAAATGCTGCGGGCCAAGTTGTACGAGCAGGAAATGCAGAAGCGCAATGCGGCCTCGCAGGCGCTGGAAGACACCAAGTCCGATATCGGCTGGGGTCACCAGATCCGCTCTTACGTGCTCGATGCCTCGCGGATCAAGGATCTGCGGACCAACATCGAACGCAGCGATTGCGACAAGGTGCTCGACGGCGACATCGACGAGTACCTGGAAGCCAGCCTGAAATCCGGCCTGTAACACCCTCTGTGGGAGCGGGCTCGCCCGCGATCCCCAGCCGAAGGCTGGGGGCAACGAACCTGATGGAATACTTAAAGACATGAGCGACCTACAACTCGACCCGCAAGCCCTGCAACAGGAAGAAAACTCCCTGATCGCCCTGCGCAAGGAAAAGCTTGCTGCCGAGCGCGCCAAGGGCAATGCCTTCCCGAACGACTTCCGCCGCGACAACTACTGCGATGCCTTGCAGAAACAGTACGCGGACAAGACCAAGGAAGAGCTGGCAGAGGCTGCAATCCCGGTCAAGGTTGCCGGTCGCATCATGCTCAACCGTGGCTCGTTCATGGTGATCCAGGACATGACCGGGCGCATTCAGGTCTACGTCAACCGCAAGACGCTGTCCGAAGAAACCCTGGCTGCGGTGAAAACCTGGGACATGGGCGACATCATTGCCGCCGAAGGCACCCTGGCGCGTTCCGGCAAAGGCGACCTGTACGTTGAAATGACCAACGTGCGCCTGCTGACCAAGTCGCTGCGTCCGCTGCCGGACAAGCACCACGGCCTGACCGACACCGAGCAGCGCTACCGCCAGCGTTACGTCGACCTGATCGTCAACGAAGACGTGCGCCAGACCTTCCGCGTGCGTTCGCAAGTGATCGCGCACATCCGCAGCTTCCTGATGAAGCGCGACTTCCTCGAAGTCGAAACGCCGATGCTGCAGACCATTCCCGGTGGCGCCGCAGCCAAGCCGTTCGAAACTCACCACAACGCGCTGGACATGGAAATGTTCCTGCGTATCGCACCAGAGCTGTATCTGAAGCGTCTGGTGGTTGGCGGTTTTGAAAAGGTCTTCGAGATCAACCGCAACTTCCGTAACGAAGGCGTTTCGACTCGTCACAACCCTGAGTTCACCATGTTGGAGTTCTATCAGGCGTACGCCGATTACGAAGACAACATGGACCTGACCGAAGAACTGTTCCGCGAGCTGGCGCAGCTGGTACTGGGCAGCACCGACGTGCCGTACGGCGACAAAGTGTTCCACTTCGGCGAGCCGTTCGTGCGTCTGTCGGTGTTCGACTCGATCCTCAAGTACAACCCTGAGCTGACTGCCGATGATCTGAACGACATCGACAAGGCTCGCGCCATCGCCAAGAAGGCCGGCGCCAAGGTGCTGGGCTTCGAAGGTCTGGGCAAATTGCAGGTGATGATTTTCGAAGAGCTGGTCGAGCACAAGCTCGAGCAGCCGCACTTCATCACTCAGTACCCGTTCGAAGTGTCGCCGCTGGCCCGTCGTAACGACGAGAACCCGAACGTCACCGACCGCTTCGAGCTGTTCATCGGTGGTCGTGAAATCGCCAATGCCTACTCCGAGTTGAACGACGCCGAAGATCAGGCCGAGCGTTTCATGGCGCAGGTGGCCGACAAGGACGCCGGCGACGACGAAGCCATGCACTACGATGCCGACTTCGTCCGTGCGCTGGAGTACGGCATGCCGCCAACCGCCGGTGAAGGTATCGGCATCGATCGTCTGGTGATGTTGCTGACCAACTCGCCGTCGATCCGCGATGTGATCCTGTTCCCGCACATGCGACCGCAAGCGTAAACGTTTCAGTTAAAAAGCCGCCTAAAACAGGCGGCTTTTTATTGCCTGTCTGGTACAAATGTATCAATTGGTTAATTTGGCATTAGTAGAGGAAGTGCTGTCGTGATGGGTGCATTAGCTCAAGAAGGTGCAGCGGGTATCGCCACTGCGGTCGCTGAAAGTGTTCAGTACCAGGGCCGCAAGGCCAGCCGACAGGGCAGTGAGCAGCGTCGCCAGGACATTCTCGACGCCGCGATGCGCATTGTCGTGCGCGACGGCGTGCGTGCCGTGCGCCATCGTGCGGTCGCGGCGGAGGCCGGCGTGCCGCTGTCGGCGACCACGTATTACTTCAAGGACATCGATGACCTGCTCACCGATACCTTCGCCCAATACGTTGAACGCAGCGCGGCGTACATGGCCAAGTTGTGGATCAATAACGAGGGTCTGTTGCGCGAAATGGTGGTCAGCGCCGACGGCAGCCCGGAGTCGCGCTCCCAACTGGCCGATGACATCGCGCGGCTGATGGCCGATTACGTGCACCGGCAATTGATCAATCGGCGCGAGCATCTGATGGCCGAGCAGGCGTTCCGCCAGGAAGCGCTGCTAAACCCGCGTCTGGCCATTCTGGTGCGCTCGCATCAGCAGATTCTGTTGCAGGGCACCTGCCAGTTGTTCCAGGTACTGGGCTCGCGCGAACCGCAGCAGGATGCCAAGGTGTTGACGGCGATTATCGGCCGGATGGAATATCAGGGCCTGCTCAACGACGCTGAGCCATTGGCCGAAGAGGACATGCTCGGGATCCTGACGCGGTATATGCACCTGGTGCTGGCGTCCGTCTAGCGTTTCACGCTACACCCCGTGGGAGCGAGCCTGCTCGCGAAAGCACTCTGATATTCAACATCTCCGTTGTCTGACACAGTGCATTCGCGAGCAGGCTCGCTCCCACAAAAGGCCTCAGCGCCTATGATTGGCTACGTCACGTTTTCTACAGGAGTTTCGGGTGGACGATTACCAGCAGACGATACGCATGTTGTCCGATCGCATTGTGCTGGCGCAGACGCCGATCCGCGTGCTCGATGCGGTCAAGTGGGACGACAACGTGCGCAAGGGTTTCCTCAAGGCCAAAGGCAAGGAAATGCCGGCGGTGGATCGCGACTACTACCTCAACCGCCCGCTGTCGTTCGATTCGAGCCAGGTCAAACTGGAATTCCAGAACATCGAGCGCGACATCACCCGCCAGCTCGGCCAGTTCAACCCGGTCGGGCAGATCATGCGGCGCATGTGCAAGGAGTACCGCATGGTCGTGCGCATGCTCGAGGCGCGCGGAACCGAGGATTTCGGCCTGATCTCGCAAGAGCTGTACGGCGCGGCGTCCGATGCTTTCCACGCCGGTGATCCGACTTTGGCCGATCTTGGCCTGATGATGTCCGACTACCTGAACAACATCGACGGGCGCGGCGATCTGAAGGACGAGCCGAAAATCCTCACCGCCAAAGACGCGGTGCACCTGCTGCAAACCCGTTTGAACAAAGTGTTTGGCGAGGCCGAAGAGACCATTCGCGTGTTCGAGTCCGACGGCATCGTCGCCGACGCGGCGGCGGGCGCCGACTACATCAAGATTCGCACCGACGCACTGTTCAACGACCGCGACGTGCGCGCACTGGAAGTCCACGAGGGCCTGGTGCATGTCGGCACCACGCTCAACGGTTTGAACCAGCCGATCTGCACCTTCCTGTCGAAAGGCCCACCCTCGTCCACGGTGACCCAGGAAGGCCTGGCGATCCTGATGGAAATCATCACCTTCGCCTCTTACCCGAGTCGCCTGCGCAAATTGACCAACCGCACCCGTGCGATTCATATGGTGGAAGAGGGCGCCGACTTTTTGCAGATTTACGAATTCTTCCGCGAGCAGGGTTTCGAGATGGCCGAAAGCTACGGCAATGCCAGCCGGGTTTTCCGTGGCTCGACGCCGACCGGTCTGCCATTCACCAAAGACTTGTCCTACCTCAAGGGCTTCATCATGGTTTACAACTACATTCAGTTGGCCGTGCGCAAGGGCAAGCTTGAGCAGATTCCGTTGTTGTTCTGTGGCAAGACCACACTGGAAGACATGCGGACCCTGCGGCAACTGGTGGACGAAGGACTGGTGGTGCCGCCCAAGTATTTGCCTGACCAGTTCCGTGACTTGAATGCGTTGTCTGCGTGGATGTGTTTCTCCAACTTCCTCAACCATTTGAGCCTGGACCGGATTGAGGCGGATTACTCCAATATCCTCTGATAGCTGATCGTTCCCACGCTCCGCGTGGGAATGCATCCCATGACGCTCCGCGTCACGGTGGACGCAGAGCGTCCATGGCGGCATTCCCACGCCGAGCGTGGGAACGATCCAACCGTATTTCAACCTGAAATTTTGCGAGGTTTCACCGGATGAGAATCCTCGGCATTCTTTGCCTGCTCTTGACCCTCGGTGGTTGTAGTTCGCTGCTGTTCTACCCGGAACCGGGCCAGATCTTCACCCCGGACAAAGCCAAACTCGAATACCGCACCGTCACGCTGGTCACCGCGGATGGCTTGAAACTCAACGCCTGGTGGCTGCCGGCCAAACCTGGGGTCGAGGTCAAAGGCACGGTCCTGCATCTGCACGGTAACGGCGGTAATCTGCCGATGCACCTGGGCGGCAGTTGGTGGTTGCCGAAGAACGGCTATCAGGTTTTGTTGGTGGACTATCGCGGCTACGGTTTGTCCGAAGGCAAGCCGAGCCTGCCGGCTATCTATCAGGACATCGACGCCGCGTTCGCCTGGCTCGACAACGCGCCCGA
This window contains:
- the lysS gene encoding lysine--tRNA ligase; this translates as MSDLQLDPQALQQEENSLIALRKEKLAAERAKGNAFPNDFRRDNYCDALQKQYADKTKEELAEAAIPVKVAGRIMLNRGSFMVIQDMTGRIQVYVNRKTLSEETLAAVKTWDMGDIIAAEGTLARSGKGDLYVEMTNVRLLTKSLRPLPDKHHGLTDTEQRYRQRYVDLIVNEDVRQTFRVRSQVIAHIRSFLMKRDFLEVETPMLQTIPGGAAAKPFETHHNALDMEMFLRIAPELYLKRLVVGGFEKVFEINRNFRNEGVSTRHNPEFTMLEFYQAYADYEDNMDLTEELFRELAQLVLGSTDVPYGDKVFHFGEPFVRLSVFDSILKYNPELTADDLNDIDKARAIAKKAGAKVLGFEGLGKLQVMIFEELVEHKLEQPHFITQYPFEVSPLARRNDENPNVTDRFELFIGGREIANAYSELNDAEDQAERFMAQVADKDAGDDEAMHYDADFVRALEYGMPPTAGEGIGIDRLVMLLTNSPSIRDVILFPHMRPQA
- a CDS encoding TetR/AcrR family transcriptional regulator; amino-acid sequence: MGALAQEGAAGIATAVAESVQYQGRKASRQGSEQRRQDILDAAMRIVVRDGVRAVRHRAVAAEAGVPLSATTYYFKDIDDLLTDTFAQYVERSAAYMAKLWINNEGLLREMVVSADGSPESRSQLADDIARLMADYVHRQLINRREHLMAEQAFRQEALLNPRLAILVRSHQQILLQGTCQLFQVLGSREPQQDAKVLTAIIGRMEYQGLLNDAEPLAEEDMLGILTRYMHLVLASV
- a CDS encoding flavohemoglobin expression-modulating QEGLA motif protein produces the protein MLSDRIVLAQTPIRVLDAVKWDDNVRKGFLKAKGKEMPAVDRDYYLNRPLSFDSSQVKLEFQNIERDITRQLGQFNPVGQIMRRMCKEYRMVVRMLEARGTEDFGLISQELYGAASDAFHAGDPTLADLGLMMSDYLNNIDGRGDLKDEPKILTAKDAVHLLQTRLNKVFGEAEETIRVFESDGIVADAAAGADYIKIRTDALFNDRDVRALEVHEGLVHVGTTLNGLNQPICTFLSKGPPSSTVTQEGLAILMEIITFASYPSRLRKLTNRTRAIHMVEEGADFLQIYEFFREQGFEMAESYGNASRVFRGSTPTGLPFTKDLSYLKGFIMVYNYIQLAVRKGKLEQIPLLFCGKTTLEDMRTLRQLVDEGLVVPPKYLPDQFRDLNALSAWMCFSNFLNHLSLDRIEADYSNIL